A single genomic interval of Terriglobus albidus harbors:
- a CDS encoding FG-GAP-like repeat-containing protein, with protein MRRLSLFAAASALFVSVSPALVAQSPSFAPDGAFAGSSLSGWQQMGSAQWSASNGEITGTGTGLLVFNKPAQDSAVYLQFRCEGECNAGIVMRTAKSASGMSGDMLSIRPQELAGYRATFDESGKLAEHTQLRLAGGQIRFAPPPSAAGAPARRFTPPEPLPMPAGATAPLQRPLHGLRTGEWNDVEVLLDADILRAFFNDGGDAVSVATENMNGYGPFALYVGSGTVHFRAIAYKDIAVKTLPKEQVSPNFRMQRINEFYYGWSAAAADFNHDGKLDIVSGPFIYFGPDFTQSREIYPAQIVNASTNYSMEDWVQHAADFTGDGWPDVVTTSHADGGKTGAVLYVNPKGESRRWEKFTVVAPIDSEETVLADVDKDGKPELVYMGGGYMCYAKPDSSNPTGKWTVHKVSEHGPWPAHGVGAGDVNGDGRVDIVGAYGWWEQPAQNDAETKWTYHPAPFGKWGRTSAGGAKIGVYDINGDGLPDVVTSMQAHGWGISWFEQKKSSSGEITFIPHQVMGHLPSESAGGVVFTEPHASTIADVDGDGIPDFVVAKRYWSHLDDFYDPDPYGPPVLYVYRTVRDKKSPGGARFEPELVHNFSGGGSDVLAVDLKGDGNIDLVTSTRSGTYIFWGTRKQKKTGSQ; from the coding sequence ATGAGACGGTTGTCCCTGTTTGCAGCAGCTTCCGCATTGTTCGTCAGCGTGTCTCCCGCGCTTGTCGCGCAATCCCCAAGCTTTGCTCCTGACGGCGCCTTTGCAGGCTCGTCTCTGTCTGGATGGCAGCAGATGGGTAGCGCACAATGGTCCGCCTCCAATGGTGAGATCACCGGTACAGGTACCGGCCTGCTGGTCTTCAATAAGCCTGCACAGGACAGCGCCGTTTATCTGCAGTTCCGCTGCGAAGGTGAATGCAATGCGGGCATCGTGATGCGCACAGCGAAAAGCGCAAGCGGTATGAGCGGAGACATGCTCTCGATCCGGCCGCAGGAGCTGGCCGGCTACCGCGCGACCTTTGATGAGTCCGGCAAACTTGCAGAGCACACTCAGCTTCGCCTCGCCGGAGGTCAGATCCGTTTTGCGCCTCCACCGTCGGCCGCTGGTGCGCCCGCTCGTCGTTTCACTCCCCCTGAGCCCTTGCCAATGCCCGCCGGCGCAACGGCGCCCCTGCAGCGTCCGTTGCATGGCCTGCGCACTGGCGAATGGAATGACGTCGAGGTGCTTCTGGATGCCGATATCCTGCGAGCCTTCTTCAACGATGGCGGAGACGCCGTAAGCGTTGCGACCGAGAACATGAATGGCTATGGTCCGTTCGCGCTCTACGTCGGGAGTGGAACCGTTCACTTCCGTGCCATCGCCTACAAGGACATTGCGGTCAAGACGCTGCCCAAAGAGCAGGTCAGTCCCAACTTCCGCATGCAGAGGATCAACGAGTTCTACTACGGCTGGTCGGCCGCGGCCGCTGACTTCAATCACGACGGCAAGCTCGATATCGTCTCCGGCCCGTTCATCTACTTCGGACCTGACTTCACCCAGTCGCGCGAGATCTATCCCGCGCAGATCGTGAATGCCTCCACCAACTACTCGATGGAGGACTGGGTGCAGCACGCCGCGGACTTCACCGGTGATGGCTGGCCCGATGTGGTGACCACCAGTCATGCCGACGGTGGCAAGACGGGAGCCGTGCTCTATGTCAATCCGAAGGGAGAGTCGCGCCGCTGGGAGAAGTTCACCGTCGTTGCTCCCATCGACAGTGAAGAGACCGTGCTCGCAGATGTCGACAAGGACGGCAAGCCGGAGCTGGTGTATATGGGCGGCGGCTACATGTGCTACGCCAAGCCGGATTCTTCGAACCCCACCGGCAAGTGGACCGTTCACAAGGTCAGCGAACATGGCCCCTGGCCCGCGCATGGCGTCGGCGCCGGTGATGTAAACGGCGATGGGCGTGTCGATATCGTCGGCGCGTACGGCTGGTGGGAGCAACCTGCTCAGAACGATGCCGAGACGAAGTGGACCTATCATCCCGCTCCCTTCGGCAAGTGGGGACGCACCTCTGCCGGCGGCGCGAAGATCGGTGTCTACGACATCAACGGTGACGGACTCCCCGACGTTGTCACCTCCATGCAGGCACATGGATGGGGCATCAGTTGGTTCGAGCAGAAGAAGTCCTCCTCCGGCGAGATTACCTTTATCCCGCACCAGGTGATGGGACATCTCCCATCGGAGAGTGCAGGCGGTGTGGTCTTCACCGAGCCGCATGCCTCCACGATTGCGGACGTGGACGGAGACGGCATACCCGACTTTGTTGTGGCCAAGCGCTACTGGTCACATCTGGATGACTTCTACGATCCCGATCCCTATGGTCCTCCGGTGCTGTACGTGTATCGCACCGTCCGCGACAAGAAGAGTCCCGGTGGAGCGCGCTTTGAGCCGGAGCTGGTTCACAACTTCTCCGGCGGAGGATCGGATGTTCTGGCCGTCGACCTGAAAGGCGACGGAAATATCGACCTCGTCACCTCCACGCGGAGTGGCACTTACATCTTCTGGGGGACAAGAAAGCAGAAGAAGACCGGCAGCCAGTAA
- a CDS encoding cupin domain-containing protein, protein MAVKVIHESTVEELDLPGRNLRWVVTPKNTDAKYCSMAVIRVAPGEKVRPAHSHPDGEEVIYILSGHGRVLVNGEVAEVQTGSAVLFPQGEIHMLQNLSEVEMKVACFFAPPASLKNYAFFEDVDFPDAG, encoded by the coding sequence ATGGCAGTCAAAGTGATTCATGAGAGCACGGTCGAAGAGCTTGATCTTCCTGGTAGAAACCTGCGCTGGGTAGTGACGCCGAAGAACACTGACGCGAAGTACTGTTCGATGGCGGTCATTCGCGTCGCTCCCGGAGAAAAGGTGCGCCCGGCCCACTCGCATCCTGACGGCGAAGAGGTGATCTACATCCTCAGCGGCCACGGCCGCGTGCTGGTCAATGGAGAGGTTGCGGAGGTGCAGACTGGCTCCGCGGTTCTCTTCCCGCAGGGAGAGATCCATATGCTGCAGAACCTCTCTGAGGTTGAGATGAAGGTCGCTTGTTTCTTTGCTCCACCGGCAAGCCTCAAAAACTACGCCTTCTTTGAAGACGTTGACTTCCCAGATGCAGGTTGA
- a CDS encoding NAD-dependent epimerase/dehydratase family protein, translated as MRIVIIGGSGHIGSYLTPRLATAGHDVLCVSRGVKNPYRPDQAWKQVKHVVLDRDAEEAAGNFGERIAELDGQAVIDLTCYTPASAAQLAEALLGRVEHFLHCGTIWIHGHSCQVPTTEDAPRSPFGEYGVRKVAIEDYLLRLARTKGFPATLLHPGHLVGTGWNPINPQGNFNPAVFTALAQGTTIALPNLGLETVHHVHADDVAQAFQQALTHRSVALGESFHVVSAAALTLRGFAEGMSRWFGQEPKLEFHSWEKWRSLVSEKDALSTWDHIAHSPNCSIEKAKTLLGYQPRYSSFEAVQEAVADMQRRGVIEGN; from the coding sequence ATGCGCATTGTGATCATCGGCGGTTCCGGCCATATTGGCAGCTATCTGACACCCAGGCTTGCAACTGCGGGGCACGACGTTCTCTGTGTTAGCCGCGGCGTAAAGAATCCCTATCGGCCCGATCAGGCATGGAAGCAGGTCAAGCATGTCGTACTGGACCGTGACGCGGAAGAGGCCGCCGGCAACTTCGGCGAGCGCATCGCGGAGCTGGACGGACAGGCCGTGATCGACCTTACCTGCTACACCCCGGCTAGCGCCGCTCAGCTCGCCGAGGCGCTCCTGGGCCGCGTGGAGCATTTCCTGCACTGCGGCACCATCTGGATCCACGGCCATAGCTGCCAGGTGCCTACGACCGAAGACGCACCACGGTCACCGTTCGGCGAATACGGAGTCCGAAAGGTCGCCATTGAGGACTACCTGCTGCGGCTGGCGCGGACCAAGGGCTTCCCCGCGACCCTGCTGCATCCCGGTCACCTGGTCGGTACCGGATGGAACCCGATCAACCCCCAGGGCAACTTCAACCCGGCTGTCTTTACCGCTCTCGCGCAGGGAACCACAATCGCTCTGCCGAACCTTGGCCTGGAAACGGTGCACCATGTGCATGCCGACGACGTGGCGCAAGCGTTTCAACAGGCGTTGACGCATCGGAGTGTCGCGCTCGGTGAGAGCTTCCACGTCGTCTCGGCTGCAGCTCTGACGCTTCGAGGCTTTGCCGAAGGCATGTCTCGCTGGTTCGGGCAGGAGCCAAAGCTGGAGTTCCACTCCTGGGAGAAGTGGCGGTCCCTCGTCAGCGAGAAAGATGCCCTATCGACATGGGATCACATCGCTCACTCCCCGAACTGCAGTATCGAGAAGGCGAAGACGCTCCTTGGCTATCAGCCGCGCTATAGCTCGTTTGAAGCGGTACAGGAGGCGGTAGCTGATATGCAGAGGCGAGGGGTGATTGAGGGAAATTGA
- a CDS encoding transketolase C-terminal domain-containing protein, with the protein MSMPVLSTAVFRSASGDLSLHRESMYREGMLKLLAIKDSDIRILTLEQSRDAVDKGLHSGGAFSAILPMVTLFYGGFLRLDVEDPTRRGQDIFTLSKGHAVAAMASIYAELGYFSADVLKNSRSHSSLLNGHPGPVLPGVHIATGPMGQGIGVAEGFAVAGKRSPRFDSYCMVGDGELQEGSCWEVIMYASQHNLENLCVLVDRNNGQLDIHDRMLYPMPPLADVFRSFGWNAFNVDATSFDGVFDALTAFRYGPRNGRPTVIVCNSKKGFGAFSDFLNKHKVTVPDALFAQEVEMQQKQRTARVTEFLELLNRVAGDESLHELLLQAAAGMNLAVDDSSDFLRQVIGPVQTRRVPRRDKQIRYDAAALPKLDRNKSYSAAEMVTAGMKVFARDPRVVSIDSDLASTSGLESGIAAVDQARALNAGVAEANMMLMSEGFAALGYNTWCSTFCPFFNWQVLRRIAVGHQERLEAMEAADGWLSEGHGLDITFLATAANFETRTNGATHMGNDDATTFDAVAHLKIIDVSCPQQMLSIMKWVMEGNKGLVYVRVMRTPSAVLYDGDYEFEYGKGNVLRQSESDRAIVISSGRGVHEALAAADLCEKAGVNVMVVDMPSVDDDLLLRLYETGLPIFFAEQNNGYLWQNFLKVLYRHRSSARLDSLNRVFTVNTLDADGNKQFIHSATYEELVEVFGLTPAKIAATVQQAVAHG; encoded by the coding sequence ATGAGCATGCCCGTACTGTCAACTGCTGTCTTCAGATCCGCCTCAGGAGATCTCTCCCTGCACCGCGAGTCGATGTATCGCGAGGGCATGCTGAAGCTGCTTGCCATCAAGGACTCCGACATCCGTATCCTCACGCTTGAACAGAGTCGCGATGCGGTGGATAAGGGGCTGCACTCCGGAGGAGCTTTCTCGGCCATTCTGCCCATGGTGACTCTCTTCTATGGCGGGTTTCTGCGCCTCGACGTCGAAGACCCCACACGCCGCGGGCAGGACATCTTCACCCTCAGCAAGGGACATGCCGTCGCTGCGATGGCGTCGATCTATGCGGAGCTGGGCTACTTCTCCGCCGACGTTCTGAAGAACTCCCGCTCGCACAGCAGTCTGCTCAACGGTCACCCGGGTCCGGTTCTCCCCGGCGTCCACATCGCCACCGGCCCCATGGGGCAGGGAATTGGCGTTGCGGAGGGCTTCGCCGTCGCCGGCAAACGCAGCCCGCGCTTCGACTCCTACTGCATGGTGGGCGATGGAGAGTTACAGGAGGGCTCCTGCTGGGAGGTCATCATGTATGCCTCGCAGCATAACCTCGAGAATCTGTGTGTTTTGGTCGATCGCAACAACGGCCAGCTAGATATCCACGACCGCATGCTTTATCCCATGCCGCCGCTCGCCGATGTCTTCCGGTCGTTCGGATGGAATGCCTTCAATGTGGATGCCACCAGCTTTGACGGAGTCTTCGATGCACTGACCGCCTTCCGCTACGGCCCGCGGAATGGCAGGCCCACAGTGATCGTCTGCAACTCGAAGAAAGGCTTTGGAGCGTTCTCCGACTTCCTGAATAAGCATAAGGTGACAGTTCCCGACGCTTTGTTCGCGCAGGAAGTGGAGATGCAGCAGAAGCAGCGCACGGCAAGAGTGACGGAATTCCTGGAACTGCTCAATCGAGTCGCGGGCGATGAGTCACTCCATGAATTGCTGTTGCAGGCCGCTGCCGGCATGAATCTGGCAGTGGATGACAGCAGCGACTTCCTCAGGCAGGTCATCGGCCCGGTCCAGACCAGGCGTGTTCCGCGGCGCGATAAGCAGATCCGCTACGACGCTGCCGCGCTTCCTAAACTCGATCGGAACAAGAGCTACAGCGCCGCTGAGATGGTGACGGCCGGAATGAAGGTCTTTGCACGCGATCCGCGCGTTGTGTCGATCGACTCGGACCTGGCTTCAACCAGCGGTCTGGAGAGCGGCATTGCCGCCGTCGACCAGGCGCGTGCGCTCAACGCCGGCGTTGCCGAAGCAAACATGATGTTGATGTCGGAGGGATTTGCGGCACTGGGCTACAACACCTGGTGCAGCACCTTCTGCCCCTTCTTCAACTGGCAGGTGCTTCGCCGTATTGCGGTCGGGCATCAGGAACGCCTGGAAGCGATGGAGGCCGCCGATGGCTGGCTGAGCGAGGGGCACGGCCTCGATATCACCTTCCTTGCAACTGCCGCCAACTTTGAGACCCGCACCAACGGCGCAACCCACATGGGCAACGATGATGCCACGACCTTCGACGCGGTCGCACATCTGAAGATCATCGACGTCTCGTGTCCGCAGCAGATGCTCTCCATCATGAAGTGGGTGATGGAAGGGAATAAGGGCCTGGTGTATGTACGTGTGATGCGTACGCCCTCGGCAGTACTCTACGACGGCGACTACGAGTTCGAGTATGGCAAGGGCAACGTCCTGCGGCAGAGCGAAAGTGATCGCGCCATCGTAATCAGCTCCGGAAGGGGAGTGCATGAGGCTCTTGCAGCTGCCGATCTATGCGAGAAGGCGGGCGTGAACGTGATGGTGGTCGACATGCCATCGGTCGATGACGACCTTTTGCTGCGGTTGTATGAGACCGGCCTTCCCATCTTCTTCGCAGAGCAGAACAACGGATATCTCTGGCAGAACTTCCTCAAGGTGCTGTATCGCCATCGCAGTTCCGCCAGGCTTGATTCGCTCAACCGGGTTTTCACGGTGAACACGCTGGATGCAGACGGCAATAAACAGTTCATCCACTCGGCCACCTACGAGGAACTCGTCGAAGTCTTCGGCCTGACGCCTGCAAAGATTGCGGCGACAGTACAGCAGGCCGTTGCGCACGGATAG
- a CDS encoding SMP-30/gluconolactonase/LRE family protein, with the protein MNPILDFGIDTSKLQYIGEGLQRPECILAEKDGTLWSADSRGGVVRLRHDGSQQIITQKISAYFAQADSEATRYLTGTLPNGLAFAENGDILISNFGTDRLEIMTRTGESKVLADSIEGEAIGKVNFVLRDSKGRIWITISTKIKNWMHALRPDLPDGYIARYIDGKFRIMAEGFHFTNEIRMDGKEEYMYVVETTGGCISRLRVHDDGTLGEREIFGPSSLGTGAWPDGIAFDSIGNLWGTCVYSDKLFVLTPQGDQRVLLDEGDPVKVKALEDQFRAGAVTEDVLFATGRGIAPWMASVTFGGPDLKTVYIGSLRAHSIPYFQSPVAGLPMVHWK; encoded by the coding sequence TGAATCCAATCCTGGATTTCGGGATCGATACGTCGAAGCTGCAGTACATCGGGGAGGGGTTGCAACGCCCGGAGTGCATCCTGGCGGAGAAAGATGGGACTCTGTGGTCGGCTGACTCGCGCGGTGGCGTGGTGCGCCTGCGGCATGACGGCAGCCAGCAGATCATCACACAGAAGATCTCGGCGTACTTCGCACAGGCCGACAGCGAGGCAACTCGCTATCTGACAGGAACATTGCCGAACGGTCTTGCCTTTGCTGAGAACGGCGACATTCTGATCTCGAACTTCGGCACCGACCGCCTGGAGATCATGACGCGCACGGGAGAATCCAAGGTGTTGGCCGACAGTATCGAGGGAGAGGCCATCGGCAAGGTCAACTTCGTCCTGCGTGACTCGAAGGGCCGCATCTGGATCACGATTTCGACGAAGATCAAGAACTGGATGCATGCTCTGCGTCCCGATCTTCCCGATGGCTACATCGCCCGTTACATTGACGGTAAGTTCCGCATCATGGCCGAGGGCTTCCACTTCACCAACGAGATCCGCATGGATGGGAAGGAAGAATATATGTACGTCGTTGAGACGACGGGCGGCTGCATCAGCCGGCTACGCGTTCACGACGACGGTACGTTGGGCGAGCGCGAGATCTTCGGTCCCAGCAGCCTCGGAACCGGCGCCTGGCCCGATGGCATCGCCTTCGACAGTATCGGCAATCTCTGGGGCACCTGCGTCTACTCGGACAAGCTCTTCGTGCTTACACCGCAGGGAGATCAGCGTGTCCTTCTGGATGAAGGAGACCCGGTCAAGGTGAAGGCTCTCGAAGATCAGTTCCGCGCCGGCGCGGTGACCGAAGATGTGCTGTTTGCCACTGGCCGCGGCATCGCTCCATGGATGGCCAGCGTCACCTTCGGCGGACCCGATCTGAAGACCGTCTACATCGGCTCACTACGGGCGCACAGTATCCCGTATTTCCAGAGCCCGGTCGCAGGGCTGCCGATGGTGCACTGGAAATAA